The genomic DNA TGCCTCTTTTGTTTTTTCCAACGCCGATTTATGTCTTATATTGGTAATTACAAGCTTTTCAGATGAATCCTCCACGTCTTCTTCGAGAATATAATTATATATCCGTTCTTCCATTTCTTCTATTCCAGTTTCTTCCTTTGCAGAAATTTCCAGTATCTCACCATCGAAAAAATCAATATTTTCTCTGGTTATTTTTCTTGAAAGATCGATTTTATTCAGGAGTATTATTGCTTTTTTATTATTTTCCCTTATAAGCTCTATTATCTGATGATCATCCTTTTCGAGCTCTCTTGAAGCATCAAGAACAAAGAGAATGAGATCACTTTTTTCAATAATTTCCTTGGATTTTTCTACACCTATATTTTCTACCAGATCCTCTGTTTCTCTTATCCCTGCTGTATCCACCAGTACAAGAGGTATTCCTCTTACATTTATCACTTCTTCTATTATATCTCTTGTCGTCCCCGGAATATGGGTTACTATAGCTCTTTCTTCTTTTAAAAGAGAATTCAGAAGAGTTGATTTTCCTACATTTGGTTTTCCAATAATAGCTGTCTTTATGCCTTCTTTTATCTTTTTCCCCTTATCATAGGAATTTATTAATTTATTTATTTCTGTATGAACATTTTCAAGATTATCCCTTAAATGTGCAGGAAGCGGTTCATCAATTCCCTCCTCCGGATAATCAAGCACAACATTTACATGAGCTGTTACATCCAGAAGAAGTTTTTTCAGATTTTGTATTTTGTCTCTAAGATCGCCTCTCAGCTGTTCAAGCGACAGGGATATGCTTTTCTCTGTTTTTCCCTGTATAATATCCATTACTGCCTCTGCCTGAGAAAGATCTATTCTTCCGTTCATAAATGCTCTTTTGGTAAACTCTCCCTTTTCAGCATGCCTTGCACCTTTTTTCAGAACAAGTTCCAGTATTTTTTGTGTTACAAGATAACC from Sebaldella termitidis ATCC 33386 includes the following:
- the mnmE gene encoding tRNA uridine-5-carboxymethylaminomethyl(34) synthesis GTPase MnmE translates to MFETIAAISTPRGEGGIGIIRISGDDSFEILNKIFKAKNPNKDLGFYKFNYGFIYDGDYMLDEAMTVRMKGPKTYTCEDVVEINCHGGYLVTQKILELVLKKGARHAEKGEFTKRAFMNGRIDLSQAEAVMDIIQGKTEKSISLSLEQLRGDLRDKIQNLKKLLLDVTAHVNVVLDYPEEGIDEPLPAHLRDNLENVHTEINKLINSYDKGKKIKEGIKTAIIGKPNVGKSTLLNSLLKEERAIVTHIPGTTRDIIEEVINVRGIPLVLVDTAGIRETEDLVENIGVEKSKEIIEKSDLILFVLDASRELEKDDHQIIELIRENNKKAIILLNKIDLSRKITRENIDFFDGEILEISAKEETGIEEMEERIYNYILEEDVEDSSEKLVITNIRHKSALEKTKEAVENIFETIDSEMPMDLISVDLKEALDSLSEITGEISSEDILDHVFSNFCVGK